A single window of Methylomarinum sp. Ch1-1 DNA harbors:
- the ftsH gene encoding ATP-dependent zinc metalloprotease FtsH, producing MIKNIVLWVVIAVVLMSVFNNFGARSNLADSALSYTQFLSSVKSGQVQQVVIDENSIKGKMQTGEKFKTYAPNDPHLVDDLLANGVEIKAQPPEEPSMLMQIFVSFGPILLLIAVWVFFMRQMQGGAGGGRGGAMGFGKSKARMLEQDQNKITFADVAGCDEAKEEVEEMVDFLKDPAKYQKLGGKVPRGALMVGPPGTGKTLLARAIAGEARVPFFTISGSDFVEMFVGVGASRVRDMFEQAKKHAPCIIFIDEIDAVGRSRGAGLGGGNDEREQTLNQLLVEMDGFEGHEGIIVIAATNRADVLDKALLRPGRFDRQVTVGLPDVKGREQILKVHMKKVPSADDVEIKYIAQGTPGFSGADLANLVNEAALFAARLNKRLVSMVDLEKAKDKLIMGAELRSMVMSEKEKKMTAYHEAGHAIVGRLVPDHDPVYKVSIMPRGRALGITMFLPETDQYSASKRKLDSMISSLYGGRIAEELIFGWEEVSTGASNDIERATELARNMVTKWGLSQRLGPLAYSEEEGEVFLGRSVTQHKTVAEETSHTIDEEIRSIIDRNYERAEKILKDNEDILHAMAAALMKYETIDKFQIEDLMTRKPVREPQGWDDTPPRSGGVKADDDNKADGKEAPIAGATEQS from the coding sequence ATGATTAAAAATATAGTGTTATGGGTTGTCATAGCTGTCGTTTTGATGTCCGTATTCAATAACTTTGGGGCGAGGTCGAATCTAGCCGATTCTGCATTGTCCTATACTCAGTTTCTGTCGTCGGTGAAATCCGGTCAGGTACAGCAGGTTGTTATTGATGAAAATTCGATTAAAGGCAAAATGCAGACTGGCGAGAAATTCAAGACTTATGCGCCGAATGATCCGCATTTAGTCGATGATCTGCTTGCCAATGGCGTTGAAATCAAGGCTCAGCCTCCGGAAGAGCCGTCGATGTTGATGCAGATTTTTGTTTCTTTTGGGCCGATACTGCTGTTGATTGCGGTCTGGGTGTTTTTTATGCGTCAGATGCAGGGCGGCGCTGGCGGCGGCCGTGGCGGCGCTATGGGCTTCGGCAAAAGCAAGGCTCGGATGCTGGAGCAGGATCAGAATAAGATTACCTTCGCCGACGTCGCCGGTTGTGATGAAGCCAAGGAAGAAGTTGAGGAAATGGTCGATTTTCTGAAAGATCCGGCTAAATATCAGAAATTGGGTGGCAAGGTGCCGCGTGGCGCATTGATGGTGGGGCCGCCGGGCACCGGTAAGACCTTGCTGGCTCGTGCGATTGCCGGCGAAGCGAGAGTACCGTTTTTTACGATTTCGGGTTCCGATTTCGTCGAAATGTTTGTCGGCGTCGGCGCCTCGCGGGTGCGCGACATGTTCGAGCAGGCCAAGAAACACGCGCCCTGCATCATCTTCATCGACGAGATCGACGCGGTCGGTCGTTCCCGCGGCGCCGGTTTAGGCGGCGGCAATGATGAGCGCGAGCAGACTCTGAATCAATTGTTGGTTGAGATGGACGGCTTCGAGGGGCATGAAGGCATTATCGTGATCGCGGCCACTAACCGCGCCGACGTGCTGGATAAGGCGTTGTTGCGTCCCGGTCGTTTTGACCGTCAGGTCACGGTCGGTCTGCCGGATGTGAAGGGTCGTGAGCAGATCTTGAAGGTGCATATGAAAAAAGTGCCGTCTGCCGACGATGTGGAAATCAAGTATATTGCGCAAGGTACGCCCGGGTTTTCCGGCGCCGACTTGGCCAACCTGGTCAATGAGGCGGCATTGTTCGCAGCGCGTCTAAACAAGCGCTTGGTTAGCATGGTGGACTTGGAAAAAGCCAAGGACAAACTGATCATGGGCGCGGAACTCCGCTCGATGGTGATGAGCGAGAAAGAAAAGAAAATGACCGCTTATCATGAGGCGGGGCATGCCATCGTTGGGCGTCTGGTGCCCGACCATGATCCGGTTTACAAGGTCAGTATCATGCCGCGCGGGCGCGCCTTGGGTATCACGATGTTCTTGCCGGAAACCGATCAATACAGCGCCAGTAAGCGTAAATTGGATAGCATGATATCCAGTCTGTATGGCGGGCGTATCGCCGAAGAGCTCATCTTTGGTTGGGAAGAGGTGTCTACCGGCGCTTCCAACGATATTGAAAGAGCCACCGAGTTGGCCAGAAATATGGTTACTAAATGGGGCCTGTCGCAACGCCTGGGGCCTCTGGCTTATAGCGAGGAAGAAGGCGAGGTGTTTTTGGGGCGTTCCGTGACTCAGCATAAAACGGTTGCCGAAGAAACTTCTCATACCATCGATGAGGAAATTCGCTCCATCATAGACAGGAACTATGAGCGGGCGGAAAAGATTCTGAAGGACAATGAGGATATACTTCATGCGATGGCCGCGGCTTTGATGAAGTACGAAACCATCGATAAGTTCCAGATCGAAGACTTGATGACGAGAAAGCCTGTCAGAGAGCCTCAGGGCTGGGACGATACGCCACCGAGGAGCGGTGGCGTGAAGGCCGACGACGATAATAAGGCCGATGGAAAAGAGGCGCCAATCGCCGGTGCGACCGAGCAGAGCTAA